The Sesamum indicum cultivar Zhongzhi No. 13 linkage group LG6, S_indicum_v1.0, whole genome shotgun sequence genome has a segment encoding these proteins:
- the LOC105163145 gene encoding uncharacterized protein LOC105163145 isoform X3, with amino-acid sequence MVETRRSSSTSKRALSSPSSSLPKGKRSKAAEASSSSTSDSRASEEVVGAVAAKELEAGSADLANGGGEKQSDDVAAEVAPETVAPGDSAIDVEKGKPGGPSVNRGKKRQLKSNAGAAWGKLLSQCSQNPHVVMERPTFTVGQGRQCDLWVRDPTVSKSLCNLKHMESEGGESLTLLEITGKKGAVQVNGKIYSKDSTVPLNGGDEVVFSSTGKHAYIFQQLTSMNASETGVPPSVSILEAHGGSIKGLHIEDDEDAQHGPEIPALPSACEVSDNCVDTEMKDASDHGDGATVPVVEKTAAPSPNAANENLNVDAENGKILAENNDLRPFLQILAGSVAPALDISGSISRILDEHRAIRDLGKDSHPTISISSRRQAFKDGLRQGLLQCKNIEVSFENFPYYLSETTKNVLIASTYIHLKCDKFAKYTSDLPTVCPRILLSGPAGSEIYQETLAKALAKHFGVSLLIVNTILLPGGPSTKEVDSVKESSKPERASVFAKRSAAALHLKKPPSSVEADITGCSNVNSQVQPKQEASTASSKNYTFKKGDRVKYVGSLPSGFSPTQTPIRGPTYGYRGKVVLAFEENGSSKIGVRFDRAIPEGNDLGGLCEEDHGFFCAADLLRLDSSSTDDIEKLAINELFEVASEESKSAPLILFLKDIEKCLVGNPEAYAAFKIKLETLPENVVVIASHTQTDSRKEKSHPGGLLFTKFGSNQTALLDLAFPDNFGRLHDRSKETPKTMKQLSRLFPNKVTIQIPQDEAVLVDWKQKLDRDTETLKSQSNIGSIRSVLKRTGLDCPDLETLCIKDQALTNESVEKIIGWALSHHFMHSSEASSQELKLVISSESISYGLNILQSIQNENKSVKKSLKDVVTENEFEKKLLAEVVPPGDIGVTFDDIGSLENVKETLKELVMLPLQRPELFSKGQLTKPCKGILLFGPPGTGKTMLAKAVATEAGANFINISMSSITSKWFGEGEKYVKAVFSLASKIAPSVVFVDEVDSMLGRRENPGEHEAMRKMKNEFMVNWDGLRTKDKERVLVLAATNRPFDLDEAVIRRLPRRLMVNLPDAQNREKILKVILAKEELAANVDLEAVASMTEGYSGSDLKNLCVTAAHCPIREILEKEKKEKALAMAENRQLPALHSSADVRPLSMDDFRYAHEQVCASVSSESQNMNELLQWNELYGEGGSRKKSSLSYFM; translated from the exons ATGGTTGAAACGCGGCGGAGCTCTTCTACCTCTAAGCGAGCCCTTTCTTCTCCGTCATCTTCTCTGCCCAAAGGAAAACGATCCAAG GCTGCGGAGGCGTCTTCTTCTTCGACGAGCGATTCACGCGCTTCGGAAGAAGTCGTTGGGGCGGTGGCGGCGAAAGAATTGGAGGCTGGATCGGCTGATCTGGCTAACGGCGGCGGAGAGAAGCAGTCGGATGATGTGGCGGCGGAGGTAGCGCCGGAGACGGTGGCCCCAG GTGATTCTGCTATTGATGTGGAGAAAGGGAAGCCCGGTGGGCCGTCCGTGAATCGGGGAAAAAAACGGCAACTGAAATCCAATGCTGGTGCTGCGTGGGGGAAACTTCTCTCCCAGTGTTCACAG AATCCTCATGTGGTCATGGAACGTCCTACCTTCACTGTTGGTCAAGGCCGCCAATGTGACTTGTGGGTGAGAGATCCAACAGTTAGTAAATCCTTGTGCAATCTAAAGCATATGGAGTCAGAG GGAGGAGAGTCACTTACGCTGCTTGAAATTACTGGGAAAAAAGGAGCTGTCCAAGTGAATGGAAAGATTTACTCCAAAGATTCCACTGTTCCTCTAAATGGAGGTGATGAAGTGGTTTTCAGCTCGACTGGTAAACATGCTTAT ATTTTCCAACAACTCACCAGCATGAATGCTTCTGAAACGGGTGTGCCACCTTCAGTCAGCATATTAGAAGCTCATGGGGGATCCATAAAAGGATTACACATTGAG GATGACGAAGATGCGCAGCATGGTCCTGAAATACCAGCATTACCTTCTGCTTGTGAAGTGTCAGACAATTGTGTGGACACTGAAATGAAAGATGCTTCTGACCATGGTGATGGCGCCACTGTACCAGTTGTTGAGAAGACTGCTGCTCCATCTCCTAATGCTGCCAACGAAAATTTGAATGTTGATGCTGAGAATGGGAAGATTCTAGCTGAAAACAATGACTTGAGACCGTTTTTGCAGATTCTAGCAGGCTCAGTTGCTCCTGCATTGGATATAAGTGGCAGTATATCTAGGATACTTGATGAGCATAGGGCAATCAGAGATCTAGGCAAGGATTCTCATCCTACCATTTCAATATCATCAAGACGACAAGCGTTCAAAGACGGTTTGCGACAAGGATTACTACAGTGCAAAAACATCGAGGTTTCATTTGAGAATTTTCCATATTATTTAAG TGAGACCACCAAGAATGTTCTTATTGCTTCAACATACATACATTTGaaatgtgataaatttgcaaagTATACTTCGGATCTCCCTACAGTGTGTCCGCGGATCTTGTTGTCAGGCCCAGCAG GCTCGGAAATATACCAGGAAACATTGGCCAAGGCTCTAGCTAAACATTTTGGTGTCAGCCTCCTTATTGTTAATACTATTCTATTACCTGGT GGACCATCAACAAAAGAAGTTGATTCTGTAAAAGAAAGTTCCAAGCCAGAGAGAGCAAGTGTGTTTGCTAAACGGTCTGCTGCGGCACTACACCTTAAAAAACCACCCTCTAGTGTAGAGGCTGATATTACTGGGTGTTCTAATGTGAACTCTCAGGTCCAACCTAAGCAGGAAGCATCTACTGCCTCGTCAAAAAACTATACTTTCAAAAAAG GAGACAGAGTGAAATATGTGGGTTCTTTACCATCAGGGTTTTCTCCTACTCAAACTCCGATAAG GGGTCCAACTTATGGTTACAGAGGCAAGGTGGTACTTGCTTTTGAGGAAAATGGCTCTTCTAAAATTGGGGTTAGATTTGATAGAGCAATTCCAGAAGGTAATGATCTCGGGGGCCTCTGTGAAGAAGATCATGGTTTCTTTTGTGCAG CTGACTTACTCCGCCTTGATAGTTCCAGCACTGATGACATTGAAAAGCTCGCCATTAATGAACTCTTTGAG GTTGCTTCTGAAGAAAGTAAAAGTGCTCCGTTAATCTTGTTTTTGAAAGACATAGAGAAATGCTTGGTTGGGAATCCTGAGGCATATGCGGCCTTTAAAATTAAGCTTGAAACTTTGCCAGAAAATGTTGTTGTAATTGCGTCACATACTCAGACAGACAGCCGAAAGGAGAAA TCTCATCCTGGTGGATTgcttttcacaaaatttggaaGCAACCAAACAGCATTGCTCGACCTTGCCTTCCCG GATAATTTTGGTAGGTTGCATGATAGAAGTAAAGAAACTCCAAAAACAATGAAGCAGCTCAGCCGCCTTTTCCCAAACAAAGTAACCATACAGATTCCCCAG GACGAAGCAGTACTGGTGGACTGGAAACAAAAATTGGATCGTGATACTGAAACACTGAAATCACAGTCAAACATTGGTAGCATTCGCTCG GTTCTCAAGCGCACTGGCCTCGATTGTCCTGATCTGGAGACTTTATGCATTAAGGACCAAGCTTTGACTAATGAAA gtgttgaaaaaattattggcTGGGCTTTAAGCCATCACTTTATGCATTCCTCTGAAGCTTCATCCCAGGAGTTGAAACTTGTCATTTCAAGTGAAAG TATCAGCTATGGGCTCAACATTCTGCAAAGCATTCAAAACGAAAATAAGAGTGTGAAGAAATCCCTGAAG gaTGTGGTTactgaaaatgaatttgagaaaaaactCCTTGCTGAGGTTGTTCCACCGGGTGATATTGGAGTTACGTTTGATGACATCGGATCATTGGAAAATGTGAAGGAAACCTTGAAGGAATTGGTGATGCTTCCTCTGCAAAGGCCAGAATTATTCAGCAAAGGACAACTGACGAAG CCTTGTAAGGGAATACTGCTCTTTGGACCTCCCGGTACTGGTAAAACTATGCTTGCTAAAGCTGTTGCAACTGAAGCTGGTGCAAACTTTATCAACATATCTATGTCGAGCATTACATCTAAA TGGTTTGGTGAAGGAGAGAAATATGTAAAAGCAGTATTCTCTTTGGCTAGCAAAATTGCCCCAAGTGTCGTGTTTGTTGATGAG GTTGACAGCATGTTAGGGAGACGGGAAAATCCTGGAGAACATGAAGCAATGcgcaaaatgaaaaatgaatttatggTGAACTGGGATGGCTTGCGTACAAAGGATAAGGAACGTGTACTAGTCCTTGCAGCCACAAATAGACCTTTTGATCTTGATGAGGCTGTAATCAGGAGGCTTCCGCGGAG ACTGATGGTCAACTTGCCAGATGCTCAAAATagggaaaaaattttaaaggtgATATTAGCTAAGGAAGAATTGGCTGCAAATGTGGATCTTGAAGCAGTTGCTAGCATGACGGAAGGGTATTCGGGAAGTGATCTGAAG AATCTATGTGTGACAGCTGCACATTGCCCCATAAGAGAAATTttggagaaggagaagaag gagAAAGCTTTGGCAATGGCAGAGAATAGGCAATTGCCTGCATTGCATAGCAGTGCAGATGTTCGTCCCTTGAGTATGGATGACTTTAGATATGCACATGAACAG GTATGTGCAAGTGTTTCATCAGAATCACAGAACATGAATGAGCTTCTCCAATGGAATGAACTTTATGGAGAAGGGGGATCAAGAAAGAAATCCTCACTAAGCTACTTCATGTAG
- the LOC105163145 gene encoding uncharacterized protein LOC105163145 isoform X4 produces the protein MVETRRSSSTSKRALSSPSSSLPKGKRSKAAEASSSSTSDSRASEEVVGAVAAKELEAGSADLANGGGEKQSDDVAAEVAPETVAPGDSAIDVEKGKPGGPSVNRGKKRQLKSNAGAAWGKLLSQCSQNPHVVMERPTFTVGQGRQCDLWVRDPTVSKSLCNLKHMESEGGESLTLLEITGKKGAVQVNGKIYSKDSTVPLNGGDEVVFSSTGKHAYIFQQLTSMNASETGVPPSVSILEAHGGSIKGLHIEARSGEPSAVSVASTLASLSDNHDELSVLPPSCQDDEDAQHGPEIPALPSACEVSDNCVDTEMKDASDHGDGATVPVVEKTAAPSPNAANENLNVDAENGKILAENNDLRPFLQILAGSVAPALDISGSISRILDEHRAIRDLGKDSHPTISISSRRQAFKDGLRQGLLQCKNIEVSFENFPYYLSETTKNVLIASTYIHLKCDKFAKYTSDLPTVCPRILLSGPAGSEIYQETLAKALAKHFGVSLLIVNTILLPGGPSTKEVDSVKESSKPERASVFAKRSAAALHLKKPPSSVEADITGCSNVNSQVQPKQEASTASSKNYTFKKGDRVKYVGSLPSGFSPTQTPIRGPTYGYRGKVVLAFEENGSSKIGVRFDRAIPEGNDLGGLCEEDHGFFCAADLLRLDSSSTDDIEKLAINELFEVASEESKSAPLILFLKDIEKCLVGNPEAYAAFKIKLETLPENVVVIASHTQTDSRKEKSHPGGLLFTKFGSNQTALLDLAFPDNFGRLHDRSKETPKTMKQLSRLFPNKVTIQIPQDEAVLVDWKQKLDRDTETLKSQSNIGSIRSVLKRTGLDCPDLETLCIKDQALTNESVEKIIGWALSHHFMHSSEASSQELKLVISSESISYGLNILQSIQNENKSVKKSLKDVVTENEFEKKLLAEVVPPGDIGVTFDDIGSLENVKETLKELVMLPLQRPELFSKGQLTKPCKGILLFGPPGTGKTMLAKAVATEAGANFINISMSSITSKWFGEGEKYVKAVFSLASKIAPSVVFVDEVDSMLGRRENPGEHEAMRKMKNEFMVNWDGLRTKDKERVLVLAATNRPFDLDEAVIRRLPRRLMVNLPDAQNREKILKVILAKEELAANVDLEAVASMTEGYSGSDLKVWCSKCHILIYV, from the exons ATGGTTGAAACGCGGCGGAGCTCTTCTACCTCTAAGCGAGCCCTTTCTTCTCCGTCATCTTCTCTGCCCAAAGGAAAACGATCCAAG GCTGCGGAGGCGTCTTCTTCTTCGACGAGCGATTCACGCGCTTCGGAAGAAGTCGTTGGGGCGGTGGCGGCGAAAGAATTGGAGGCTGGATCGGCTGATCTGGCTAACGGCGGCGGAGAGAAGCAGTCGGATGATGTGGCGGCGGAGGTAGCGCCGGAGACGGTGGCCCCAG GTGATTCTGCTATTGATGTGGAGAAAGGGAAGCCCGGTGGGCCGTCCGTGAATCGGGGAAAAAAACGGCAACTGAAATCCAATGCTGGTGCTGCGTGGGGGAAACTTCTCTCCCAGTGTTCACAG AATCCTCATGTGGTCATGGAACGTCCTACCTTCACTGTTGGTCAAGGCCGCCAATGTGACTTGTGGGTGAGAGATCCAACAGTTAGTAAATCCTTGTGCAATCTAAAGCATATGGAGTCAGAG GGAGGAGAGTCACTTACGCTGCTTGAAATTACTGGGAAAAAAGGAGCTGTCCAAGTGAATGGAAAGATTTACTCCAAAGATTCCACTGTTCCTCTAAATGGAGGTGATGAAGTGGTTTTCAGCTCGACTGGTAAACATGCTTAT ATTTTCCAACAACTCACCAGCATGAATGCTTCTGAAACGGGTGTGCCACCTTCAGTCAGCATATTAGAAGCTCATGGGGGATCCATAAAAGGATTACACATTGAGGCAAGATCAGGAGAACCTTCTGCTGTTTCCGTTGCATCGACACTGGCATCATTATCAGATAACCATGATGAATTATCTGTTCTTCCTCCATCGTGTCAGGATGACGAAGATGCGCAGCATGGTCCTGAAATACCAGCATTACCTTCTGCTTGTGAAGTGTCAGACAATTGTGTGGACACTGAAATGAAAGATGCTTCTGACCATGGTGATGGCGCCACTGTACCAGTTGTTGAGAAGACTGCTGCTCCATCTCCTAATGCTGCCAACGAAAATTTGAATGTTGATGCTGAGAATGGGAAGATTCTAGCTGAAAACAATGACTTGAGACCGTTTTTGCAGATTCTAGCAGGCTCAGTTGCTCCTGCATTGGATATAAGTGGCAGTATATCTAGGATACTTGATGAGCATAGGGCAATCAGAGATCTAGGCAAGGATTCTCATCCTACCATTTCAATATCATCAAGACGACAAGCGTTCAAAGACGGTTTGCGACAAGGATTACTACAGTGCAAAAACATCGAGGTTTCATTTGAGAATTTTCCATATTATTTAAG TGAGACCACCAAGAATGTTCTTATTGCTTCAACATACATACATTTGaaatgtgataaatttgcaaagTATACTTCGGATCTCCCTACAGTGTGTCCGCGGATCTTGTTGTCAGGCCCAGCAG GCTCGGAAATATACCAGGAAACATTGGCCAAGGCTCTAGCTAAACATTTTGGTGTCAGCCTCCTTATTGTTAATACTATTCTATTACCTGGT GGACCATCAACAAAAGAAGTTGATTCTGTAAAAGAAAGTTCCAAGCCAGAGAGAGCAAGTGTGTTTGCTAAACGGTCTGCTGCGGCACTACACCTTAAAAAACCACCCTCTAGTGTAGAGGCTGATATTACTGGGTGTTCTAATGTGAACTCTCAGGTCCAACCTAAGCAGGAAGCATCTACTGCCTCGTCAAAAAACTATACTTTCAAAAAAG GAGACAGAGTGAAATATGTGGGTTCTTTACCATCAGGGTTTTCTCCTACTCAAACTCCGATAAG GGGTCCAACTTATGGTTACAGAGGCAAGGTGGTACTTGCTTTTGAGGAAAATGGCTCTTCTAAAATTGGGGTTAGATTTGATAGAGCAATTCCAGAAGGTAATGATCTCGGGGGCCTCTGTGAAGAAGATCATGGTTTCTTTTGTGCAG CTGACTTACTCCGCCTTGATAGTTCCAGCACTGATGACATTGAAAAGCTCGCCATTAATGAACTCTTTGAG GTTGCTTCTGAAGAAAGTAAAAGTGCTCCGTTAATCTTGTTTTTGAAAGACATAGAGAAATGCTTGGTTGGGAATCCTGAGGCATATGCGGCCTTTAAAATTAAGCTTGAAACTTTGCCAGAAAATGTTGTTGTAATTGCGTCACATACTCAGACAGACAGCCGAAAGGAGAAA TCTCATCCTGGTGGATTgcttttcacaaaatttggaaGCAACCAAACAGCATTGCTCGACCTTGCCTTCCCG GATAATTTTGGTAGGTTGCATGATAGAAGTAAAGAAACTCCAAAAACAATGAAGCAGCTCAGCCGCCTTTTCCCAAACAAAGTAACCATACAGATTCCCCAG GACGAAGCAGTACTGGTGGACTGGAAACAAAAATTGGATCGTGATACTGAAACACTGAAATCACAGTCAAACATTGGTAGCATTCGCTCG GTTCTCAAGCGCACTGGCCTCGATTGTCCTGATCTGGAGACTTTATGCATTAAGGACCAAGCTTTGACTAATGAAA gtgttgaaaaaattattggcTGGGCTTTAAGCCATCACTTTATGCATTCCTCTGAAGCTTCATCCCAGGAGTTGAAACTTGTCATTTCAAGTGAAAG TATCAGCTATGGGCTCAACATTCTGCAAAGCATTCAAAACGAAAATAAGAGTGTGAAGAAATCCCTGAAG gaTGTGGTTactgaaaatgaatttgagaaaaaactCCTTGCTGAGGTTGTTCCACCGGGTGATATTGGAGTTACGTTTGATGACATCGGATCATTGGAAAATGTGAAGGAAACCTTGAAGGAATTGGTGATGCTTCCTCTGCAAAGGCCAGAATTATTCAGCAAAGGACAACTGACGAAG CCTTGTAAGGGAATACTGCTCTTTGGACCTCCCGGTACTGGTAAAACTATGCTTGCTAAAGCTGTTGCAACTGAAGCTGGTGCAAACTTTATCAACATATCTATGTCGAGCATTACATCTAAA TGGTTTGGTGAAGGAGAGAAATATGTAAAAGCAGTATTCTCTTTGGCTAGCAAAATTGCCCCAAGTGTCGTGTTTGTTGATGAG GTTGACAGCATGTTAGGGAGACGGGAAAATCCTGGAGAACATGAAGCAATGcgcaaaatgaaaaatgaatttatggTGAACTGGGATGGCTTGCGTACAAAGGATAAGGAACGTGTACTAGTCCTTGCAGCCACAAATAGACCTTTTGATCTTGATGAGGCTGTAATCAGGAGGCTTCCGCGGAG ACTGATGGTCAACTTGCCAGATGCTCAAAATagggaaaaaattttaaaggtgATATTAGCTAAGGAAGAATTGGCTGCAAATGTGGATCTTGAAGCAGTTGCTAGCATGACGGAAGGGTATTCGGGAAGTGATCTGAAGGTTTGGTGCAGTAAATGTCATATTCT AATCTATGTGTGA
- the LOC105163145 gene encoding uncharacterized protein LOC105163145 isoform X1, translating to MVETRRSSSTSKRALSSPSSSLPKGKRSKAAEASSSSTSDSRASEEVVGAVAAKELEAGSADLANGGGEKQSDDVAAEVAPETVAPGDSAIDVEKGKPGGPSVNRGKKRQLKSNAGAAWGKLLSQCSQNPHVVMERPTFTVGQGRQCDLWVRDPTVSKSLCNLKHMESEGGESLTLLEITGKKGAVQVNGKIYSKDSTVPLNGGDEVVFSSTGKHAYIFQQLTSMNASETGVPPSVSILEAHGGSIKGLHIEARSGEPSAVSVASTLASLSDNHDELSVLPPSCQDDEDAQHGPEIPALPSACEVSDNCVDTEMKDASDHGDGATVPVVEKTAAPSPNAANENLNVDAENGKILAENNDLRPFLQILAGSVAPALDISGSISRILDEHRAIRDLGKDSHPTISISSRRQAFKDGLRQGLLQCKNIEVSFENFPYYLSETTKNVLIASTYIHLKCDKFAKYTSDLPTVCPRILLSGPAGSEIYQETLAKALAKHFGVSLLIVNTILLPGGPSTKEVDSVKESSKPERASVFAKRSAAALHLKKPPSSVEADITGCSNVNSQVQPKQEASTASSKNYTFKKGDRVKYVGSLPSGFSPTQTPIRGPTYGYRGKVVLAFEENGSSKIGVRFDRAIPEGNDLGGLCEEDHGFFCAADLLRLDSSSTDDIEKLAINELFEVASEESKSAPLILFLKDIEKCLVGNPEAYAAFKIKLETLPENVVVIASHTQTDSRKEKSHPGGLLFTKFGSNQTALLDLAFPDNFGRLHDRSKETPKTMKQLSRLFPNKVTIQIPQDEAVLVDWKQKLDRDTETLKSQSNIGSIRSVLKRTGLDCPDLETLCIKDQALTNESVEKIIGWALSHHFMHSSEASSQELKLVISSESISYGLNILQSIQNENKSVKKSLKDVVTENEFEKKLLAEVVPPGDIGVTFDDIGSLENVKETLKELVMLPLQRPELFSKGQLTKPCKGILLFGPPGTGKTMLAKAVATEAGANFINISMSSITSKWFGEGEKYVKAVFSLASKIAPSVVFVDEVDSMLGRRENPGEHEAMRKMKNEFMVNWDGLRTKDKERVLVLAATNRPFDLDEAVIRRLPRRLMVNLPDAQNREKILKVILAKEELAANVDLEAVASMTEGYSGSDLKNLCVTAAHCPIREILEKEKKEKALAMAENRQLPALHSSADVRPLSMDDFRYAHEQVCASVSSESQNMNELLQWNELYGEGGSRKKSSLSYFM from the exons ATGGTTGAAACGCGGCGGAGCTCTTCTACCTCTAAGCGAGCCCTTTCTTCTCCGTCATCTTCTCTGCCCAAAGGAAAACGATCCAAG GCTGCGGAGGCGTCTTCTTCTTCGACGAGCGATTCACGCGCTTCGGAAGAAGTCGTTGGGGCGGTGGCGGCGAAAGAATTGGAGGCTGGATCGGCTGATCTGGCTAACGGCGGCGGAGAGAAGCAGTCGGATGATGTGGCGGCGGAGGTAGCGCCGGAGACGGTGGCCCCAG GTGATTCTGCTATTGATGTGGAGAAAGGGAAGCCCGGTGGGCCGTCCGTGAATCGGGGAAAAAAACGGCAACTGAAATCCAATGCTGGTGCTGCGTGGGGGAAACTTCTCTCCCAGTGTTCACAG AATCCTCATGTGGTCATGGAACGTCCTACCTTCACTGTTGGTCAAGGCCGCCAATGTGACTTGTGGGTGAGAGATCCAACAGTTAGTAAATCCTTGTGCAATCTAAAGCATATGGAGTCAGAG GGAGGAGAGTCACTTACGCTGCTTGAAATTACTGGGAAAAAAGGAGCTGTCCAAGTGAATGGAAAGATTTACTCCAAAGATTCCACTGTTCCTCTAAATGGAGGTGATGAAGTGGTTTTCAGCTCGACTGGTAAACATGCTTAT ATTTTCCAACAACTCACCAGCATGAATGCTTCTGAAACGGGTGTGCCACCTTCAGTCAGCATATTAGAAGCTCATGGGGGATCCATAAAAGGATTACACATTGAGGCAAGATCAGGAGAACCTTCTGCTGTTTCCGTTGCATCGACACTGGCATCATTATCAGATAACCATGATGAATTATCTGTTCTTCCTCCATCGTGTCAGGATGACGAAGATGCGCAGCATGGTCCTGAAATACCAGCATTACCTTCTGCTTGTGAAGTGTCAGACAATTGTGTGGACACTGAAATGAAAGATGCTTCTGACCATGGTGATGGCGCCACTGTACCAGTTGTTGAGAAGACTGCTGCTCCATCTCCTAATGCTGCCAACGAAAATTTGAATGTTGATGCTGAGAATGGGAAGATTCTAGCTGAAAACAATGACTTGAGACCGTTTTTGCAGATTCTAGCAGGCTCAGTTGCTCCTGCATTGGATATAAGTGGCAGTATATCTAGGATACTTGATGAGCATAGGGCAATCAGAGATCTAGGCAAGGATTCTCATCCTACCATTTCAATATCATCAAGACGACAAGCGTTCAAAGACGGTTTGCGACAAGGATTACTACAGTGCAAAAACATCGAGGTTTCATTTGAGAATTTTCCATATTATTTAAG TGAGACCACCAAGAATGTTCTTATTGCTTCAACATACATACATTTGaaatgtgataaatttgcaaagTATACTTCGGATCTCCCTACAGTGTGTCCGCGGATCTTGTTGTCAGGCCCAGCAG GCTCGGAAATATACCAGGAAACATTGGCCAAGGCTCTAGCTAAACATTTTGGTGTCAGCCTCCTTATTGTTAATACTATTCTATTACCTGGT GGACCATCAACAAAAGAAGTTGATTCTGTAAAAGAAAGTTCCAAGCCAGAGAGAGCAAGTGTGTTTGCTAAACGGTCTGCTGCGGCACTACACCTTAAAAAACCACCCTCTAGTGTAGAGGCTGATATTACTGGGTGTTCTAATGTGAACTCTCAGGTCCAACCTAAGCAGGAAGCATCTACTGCCTCGTCAAAAAACTATACTTTCAAAAAAG GAGACAGAGTGAAATATGTGGGTTCTTTACCATCAGGGTTTTCTCCTACTCAAACTCCGATAAG GGGTCCAACTTATGGTTACAGAGGCAAGGTGGTACTTGCTTTTGAGGAAAATGGCTCTTCTAAAATTGGGGTTAGATTTGATAGAGCAATTCCAGAAGGTAATGATCTCGGGGGCCTCTGTGAAGAAGATCATGGTTTCTTTTGTGCAG CTGACTTACTCCGCCTTGATAGTTCCAGCACTGATGACATTGAAAAGCTCGCCATTAATGAACTCTTTGAG GTTGCTTCTGAAGAAAGTAAAAGTGCTCCGTTAATCTTGTTTTTGAAAGACATAGAGAAATGCTTGGTTGGGAATCCTGAGGCATATGCGGCCTTTAAAATTAAGCTTGAAACTTTGCCAGAAAATGTTGTTGTAATTGCGTCACATACTCAGACAGACAGCCGAAAGGAGAAA TCTCATCCTGGTGGATTgcttttcacaaaatttggaaGCAACCAAACAGCATTGCTCGACCTTGCCTTCCCG GATAATTTTGGTAGGTTGCATGATAGAAGTAAAGAAACTCCAAAAACAATGAAGCAGCTCAGCCGCCTTTTCCCAAACAAAGTAACCATACAGATTCCCCAG GACGAAGCAGTACTGGTGGACTGGAAACAAAAATTGGATCGTGATACTGAAACACTGAAATCACAGTCAAACATTGGTAGCATTCGCTCG GTTCTCAAGCGCACTGGCCTCGATTGTCCTGATCTGGAGACTTTATGCATTAAGGACCAAGCTTTGACTAATGAAA gtgttgaaaaaattattggcTGGGCTTTAAGCCATCACTTTATGCATTCCTCTGAAGCTTCATCCCAGGAGTTGAAACTTGTCATTTCAAGTGAAAG TATCAGCTATGGGCTCAACATTCTGCAAAGCATTCAAAACGAAAATAAGAGTGTGAAGAAATCCCTGAAG gaTGTGGTTactgaaaatgaatttgagaaaaaactCCTTGCTGAGGTTGTTCCACCGGGTGATATTGGAGTTACGTTTGATGACATCGGATCATTGGAAAATGTGAAGGAAACCTTGAAGGAATTGGTGATGCTTCCTCTGCAAAGGCCAGAATTATTCAGCAAAGGACAACTGACGAAG CCTTGTAAGGGAATACTGCTCTTTGGACCTCCCGGTACTGGTAAAACTATGCTTGCTAAAGCTGTTGCAACTGAAGCTGGTGCAAACTTTATCAACATATCTATGTCGAGCATTACATCTAAA TGGTTTGGTGAAGGAGAGAAATATGTAAAAGCAGTATTCTCTTTGGCTAGCAAAATTGCCCCAAGTGTCGTGTTTGTTGATGAG GTTGACAGCATGTTAGGGAGACGGGAAAATCCTGGAGAACATGAAGCAATGcgcaaaatgaaaaatgaatttatggTGAACTGGGATGGCTTGCGTACAAAGGATAAGGAACGTGTACTAGTCCTTGCAGCCACAAATAGACCTTTTGATCTTGATGAGGCTGTAATCAGGAGGCTTCCGCGGAG ACTGATGGTCAACTTGCCAGATGCTCAAAATagggaaaaaattttaaaggtgATATTAGCTAAGGAAGAATTGGCTGCAAATGTGGATCTTGAAGCAGTTGCTAGCATGACGGAAGGGTATTCGGGAAGTGATCTGAAG AATCTATGTGTGACAGCTGCACATTGCCCCATAAGAGAAATTttggagaaggagaagaag gagAAAGCTTTGGCAATGGCAGAGAATAGGCAATTGCCTGCATTGCATAGCAGTGCAGATGTTCGTCCCTTGAGTATGGATGACTTTAGATATGCACATGAACAG GTATGTGCAAGTGTTTCATCAGAATCACAGAACATGAATGAGCTTCTCCAATGGAATGAACTTTATGGAGAAGGGGGATCAAGAAAGAAATCCTCACTAAGCTACTTCATGTAG